In the genome of Pseudomonas bubulae, one region contains:
- the queD gene encoding 6-carboxytetrahydropterin synthase QueD produces MEIFKEFTFESAHRLPYVPEGHKCGRLHGHSFKVAIHLSGDIDPATGWIRDFSEIKAIFKPLYELLDHNYLNDIPGLENPTSEVLAKWIWQQLKPLLPELSAIRIHETCTSGCIYYGD; encoded by the coding sequence GTGGAAATTTTCAAAGAGTTTACCTTCGAATCTGCGCACCGCCTGCCTTACGTTCCTGAAGGCCATAAATGCGGGCGGTTGCACGGTCACTCCTTCAAGGTTGCTATCCATCTAAGCGGCGACATTGACCCGGCAACTGGCTGGATCCGTGATTTTTCTGAAATCAAAGCGATTTTCAAACCGCTTTATGAGCTGCTAGATCACAACTACCTCAACGACATCCCTGGCCTGGAAAACCCGACCAGCGAAGTTCTGGCCAAGTGGATCTGGCAACAGCTCAAACCCTTGCTGCCAGAGCTGTCGGCAATACGCATTCATGAAACCTGCACCAGTGGCTGTATTTACTACGGCGACTGA
- the rhtA gene encoding threonine/homoserine exporter RhtA: MTKLPRNLMATLFPVGLLLIAMASIQSGASLAKSMFPIIGAQGTTSLRLAFASIIMFLILRPWRARLSAKSLKTVIVYGIALGGMNFLFYMSLRSVPLGIAVALEFTGPLAVAIYTSRRPIDFIWIGLAITGLLLLIPFGESTQGIDPVGAGYALSAGVCWALYILYGQRAGADNGVQTAALGVIIAALFFAPIGVYHAGAALLTPGLIPIAIGVALMSTALPYTLEMIALTRMPTRTFGTLMSIEPAFGALSGLLFLNEILSFTQWMAISCIIMASIGATLTMRNHSTPVATDKKGAS, from the coding sequence ATGACAAAGCTCCCCCGCAACCTGATGGCGACGCTTTTCCCTGTTGGCTTGCTGCTTATTGCCATGGCTTCGATCCAATCGGGTGCATCGCTGGCTAAAAGCATGTTCCCCATCATTGGCGCCCAAGGAACAACCAGTCTGCGCCTGGCATTCGCCAGCATTATCATGTTTCTGATACTGCGCCCCTGGAGAGCCAGGCTCAGCGCAAAATCCTTAAAAACCGTGATTGTTTACGGGATAGCGCTGGGGGGGATGAATTTCCTCTTCTATATGTCATTGCGCAGCGTTCCGCTGGGTATTGCTGTGGCCCTTGAGTTCACGGGACCTTTGGCCGTGGCTATTTACACCTCCCGCCGGCCGATCGACTTCATATGGATAGGTCTGGCAATCACCGGACTGCTGCTACTCATACCCTTTGGTGAAAGCACGCAAGGAATCGACCCTGTCGGCGCGGGTTACGCGTTGAGCGCCGGGGTCTGCTGGGCACTGTACATTCTTTATGGGCAACGGGCCGGAGCGGATAATGGCGTGCAGACCGCTGCTTTAGGCGTAATTATTGCAGCACTTTTTTTCGCACCTATAGGTGTGTACCACGCTGGCGCCGCATTATTGACTCCAGGCCTGATTCCCATAGCCATTGGCGTAGCCCTTATGTCCACAGCTCTGCCCTACACACTTGAGATGATTGCCCTGACACGCATGCCAACTCGAACATTTGGCACACTGATGAGCATAGAACCCGCCTTCGGAGCACTGTCGGGCCTGTTGTTTCTGAATGAGATCTTGTCATTTACGCAATGGATGGCCATTTCCTGCATCATCATGGCTTCGATCGGGGCGACTTTAACCATGCGCAACCATTCCACACCTGTTGCTACTGACAAAAAAGGCGCCAGTTGA
- a CDS encoding aminopeptidase P family protein, producing MSTQVLNSGSVVERLKRTRAVMSEHGIHALLVPSADPHLSEYLPAYWQGRQWLSGFYGSVGTLIVTPTFAGVWADSRYWEQAGKELSGSTIELVKLLPGQPGPLEWLAEQTPEGATVSVDGAVLALASARTLESRLKDRGATLRTDIDLLGLVWQDRPTLPVQPVYEHLPPQATVSRVDKLQQLRETLKQRKADAHFIATLDDIAWLFNLRGSDVSFNPVFVSFALIEEARATLFVDLHKVSAELRGTLAREGIELCDYTGINAALASLPATTRLLVDPVRVTCGLIGHLKPEVKLVEGLNPTTLSKSQKSLDDAVHIRQAMEQDGAALCEFFAWLETAFGRERITELTIDEQLTAARARRPGFVSLSFNTIAAFNANGAMPHYHATEQEHAVIEGDGLLLIDSGGQYLGGTTDITRMVPVGTPTDEQKRDCTRVLKGVIALSRARFPKGILSPLLDSIARAPIWAENVDYGHGTGHGVGYFLNVHEGPQVIAYQAAPAPHTAMQPGMITSIEPGTYRPGRWGVRIENLVLNREAGDSEFGVFLKFETLTLCPIDTRCLEPSLLTREEVEWLDGYHAQVLERLSPLLAGAALEWLQVRTAPVAIKR from the coding sequence ATGAGTACTCAGGTGTTGAATTCGGGGTCTGTTGTGGAGCGTTTGAAACGCACCCGGGCAGTGATGAGCGAGCACGGGATCCATGCGCTTCTCGTGCCTTCGGCCGATCCCCATCTTTCGGAGTACTTGCCTGCCTACTGGCAGGGCCGTCAGTGGCTGTCAGGCTTTTACGGTTCAGTGGGCACATTGATTGTCACGCCGACCTTCGCCGGCGTGTGGGCTGACAGCCGTTACTGGGAGCAAGCGGGCAAAGAGCTCAGTGGCAGCACCATTGAACTGGTCAAACTGTTGCCCGGGCAGCCGGGTCCTCTGGAGTGGCTGGCTGAACAAACGCCAGAAGGTGCAACGGTTAGCGTTGATGGCGCCGTTCTTGCCCTGGCTTCAGCACGAACCCTTGAAAGCCGGCTCAAGGATCGCGGTGCAACCTTGCGCACGGATATCGATTTGCTTGGCCTTGTCTGGCAGGATCGGCCAACACTGCCGGTGCAGCCGGTGTATGAGCACTTGCCACCACAAGCGACGGTCAGTCGGGTCGACAAGCTCCAGCAGTTGCGCGAAACACTCAAGCAGCGCAAAGCAGACGCGCATTTCATTGCAACCCTGGATGACATTGCCTGGTTGTTCAACTTGCGTGGCTCGGATGTCTCTTTCAACCCTGTATTCGTGTCGTTTGCATTAATCGAGGAGGCCCGGGCTACCTTGTTTGTCGATCTGCACAAGGTCAGTGCCGAACTGCGTGGCACCCTGGCCCGCGAAGGCATAGAGCTGTGCGACTACACCGGGATCAATGCGGCGCTGGCGTCCTTGCCGGCCACTACCCGGTTGCTGGTAGACCCTGTCCGCGTGACCTGTGGGCTGATCGGCCACCTGAAGCCTGAAGTGAAGCTGGTTGAGGGTTTGAACCCTACGACCCTGTCCAAGTCGCAAAAGAGTCTTGATGACGCCGTTCATATTCGCCAGGCCATGGAGCAGGATGGTGCTGCACTGTGTGAGTTTTTTGCCTGGCTGGAAACGGCTTTTGGGCGTGAGCGCATTACCGAACTGACGATTGATGAACAGCTGACCGCGGCCCGTGCCCGTCGTCCCGGGTTTGTATCACTGAGTTTCAACACCATTGCTGCGTTTAATGCCAATGGCGCAATGCCCCATTACCATGCCACCGAACAAGAACATGCAGTCATTGAAGGTGACGGCTTGCTGTTGATTGACTCGGGCGGGCAGTACCTGGGGGGCACGACCGATATCACGCGCATGGTTCCCGTCGGTACGCCGACCGATGAGCAAAAACGTGACTGCACCCGTGTACTAAAAGGCGTGATCGCTTTGTCTCGTGCTCGCTTTCCAAAGGGCATCCTCTCGCCTTTGCTGGACTCGATTGCCAGGGCACCGATCTGGGCTGAAAACGTCGATTATGGGCACGGCACTGGGCATGGCGTCGGTTACTTCCTGAACGTGCACGAAGGGCCACAGGTTATCGCCTATCAGGCTGCACCGGCGCCGCACACGGCAATGCAGCCGGGGATGATTACCTCGATCGAGCCGGGGACATACCGTCCGGGTCGTTGGGGGGTGCGCATCGAAAACCTGGTGTTGAACCGGGAAGCGGGTGATTCGGAGTTTGGAGTGTTTCTGAAGTTTGAAACCCTGACGCTATGTCCGATTGACACTCGCTGTCTGGAACCATCATTGCTGACGCGTGAGGAGGTCGAGTGGCTTGATGGCTACCACGCCCAGGTTCTCGAGCGTTTGAGTCCGCTGCTTGCAGGCGCCGCTCTGGAGTGGTTGCAGGTTCGTACGGCACCCGTCGCGATCAAGCGCTGA
- a CDS encoding cysteine desulfurase family protein gives MNKRPLYFDYAATTPVDARVIQVMVECLGFEGNFGNPASGSHVFGQQARHSVELAREQVAQLINARPEQIIWTSGATESNNLALKGVAQAGGQLRGHIITSQIEHKAVLDTARFLQDAGFDVTYLAPDANGLVSADQVSAALRADTLLVSLMLVNNELGTVNDIPEIGRRVREHGALFHVDAAQGAGKVAIDLNEWAVDLMSFSGHKIYGPKGIGALYVGSRAQDRLQAQIHGGGHESGLRSGTLATHQIAGMGAAFALANQSFAEELEHIRELRQRLLAQLADVPGLLCNGCPTQRIPHTLSLTFSEGHFNSAALSSELAYSATSACNSASNAPSHVLLALGHDARQAGRTIRLSLGRFTREQDIDVAAKAIKACVAAPAPFWAVAQP, from the coding sequence ATGAACAAGCGACCTCTTTATTTCGATTACGCGGCCACCACTCCCGTGGACGCTCGTGTCATCCAGGTGATGGTCGAATGCCTGGGCTTTGAAGGCAACTTTGGCAATCCAGCTTCCGGCTCCCACGTCTTTGGTCAGCAAGCCCGGCATTCGGTAGAACTGGCCCGAGAGCAGGTCGCGCAACTGATCAATGCCAGGCCGGAGCAGATCATCTGGACCTCGGGCGCTACCGAGTCCAACAACCTGGCCCTGAAAGGTGTGGCACAGGCCGGTGGCCAGTTGCGCGGGCATATCATCACCAGCCAGATCGAGCACAAAGCGGTGCTGGATACCGCACGTTTTTTACAGGATGCAGGCTTTGACGTGACCTACCTGGCACCTGATGCCAACGGGCTTGTCAGCGCCGATCAGGTCAGCGCCGCCCTGCGGGCAGATACGCTGCTGGTGTCGCTGATGCTGGTCAACAATGAACTGGGGACGGTGAATGACATCCCGGAGATTGGCCGTCGCGTGCGCGAGCATGGTGCGTTGTTTCACGTAGATGCTGCGCAAGGTGCAGGCAAAGTAGCCATCGACCTGAATGAGTGGGCCGTCGATCTGATGTCGTTTTCGGGGCACAAGATTTATGGCCCCAAAGGTATCGGCGCGTTGTATGTGGGCTCGCGGGCACAGGATCGCTTGCAGGCGCAGATTCACGGTGGTGGGCATGAGTCCGGTTTGCGTTCTGGAACGCTGGCGACGCATCAAATTGCCGGTATGGGCGCAGCTTTTGCATTGGCCAACCAGTCGTTTGCCGAAGAGCTGGAGCATATTCGTGAATTGCGTCAGCGTTTGCTTGCACAACTGGCCGATGTGCCGGGCCTGCTATGCAATGGTTGTCCGACCCAACGTATTCCTCATACCTTGAGCCTGACCTTCAGCGAAGGACACTTTAACAGCGCTGCCTTGAGTAGCGAGCTGGCGTACTCGGCAACGTCGGCATGCAACTCGGCCAGCAATGCCCCTTCCCATGTGCTGCTGGCGCTGGGGCATGATGCACGCCAGGCCGGGCGTACCATCCGCCTGAGCCTTGGCCGCTTCACCCGCGAGCAGGACATCGATGTAGCTGCAAAGGCAATCAAGGCTTGCGTAGCAGCGCCCGCACCTTTTTGGGCGGTTGCCCAACCTTGA
- a CDS encoding sigma-54 dependent transcriptional regulator codes for MQLLTLPATPALATSVRATAQVFEDPASKALLTHLQQIAPSDASVLIIGETGTGKELVARHIHQLSHRHQQPFVAVNCGAFAESLVEAELFGHEKGAFTGALSAKSGWFEEADGGTLFLDEIGDLPLAIQVKLLRVLQEQEVVRLGSRKSTPINVRVLAATNVNLEQAIDAGHFREDLYYRLNVVSLALLPLRERPGDILPLARHFLKTYRQRLPHGPTALSECAEQVLVHHPWQGNIRELENVVHHSLLLCRNQTITVQDLRLSQSRSRRQDLPTQQPVQHTTRDLLQRAFRKLFEEEPGALHETVEDALLRSAYEFCHHNQVHTAKLLGLSRNVTRTRLIKLGALSVNVRRMDADALVY; via the coding sequence ATGCAGCTTTTAACATTACCTGCCACCCCGGCACTGGCCACGTCCGTACGCGCCACGGCCCAAGTATTTGAAGACCCAGCGTCCAAAGCGCTGTTGACGCACTTGCAACAAATTGCCCCCAGTGATGCCAGTGTGCTGATCATTGGAGAAACCGGCACCGGCAAGGAACTCGTTGCACGCCATATCCATCAGCTCAGCCACCGGCACCAGCAGCCATTCGTGGCGGTCAACTGCGGGGCGTTTGCCGAGTCACTGGTTGAGGCTGAGTTGTTCGGCCATGAAAAAGGTGCTTTCACGGGCGCCCTGAGTGCAAAATCCGGCTGGTTTGAAGAGGCCGATGGCGGCACGTTGTTTCTGGATGAAATCGGCGACTTGCCGCTGGCCATCCAGGTCAAGCTGTTGCGCGTCCTGCAAGAACAAGAGGTTGTGCGGCTGGGTTCGCGCAAAAGCACCCCGATCAACGTTCGGGTGCTGGCTGCCACCAACGTCAACCTGGAGCAGGCCATCGATGCCGGACATTTCCGCGAGGATCTCTATTACCGCCTGAATGTTGTCAGCCTTGCGTTGCTGCCCTTGCGCGAGCGACCTGGAGATATTCTGCCGCTGGCCCGCCACTTCCTGAAAACCTATCGCCAACGCCTGCCCCACGGGCCAACGGCCCTGAGCGAGTGCGCCGAGCAAGTCCTGGTGCATCACCCCTGGCAGGGCAATATTCGCGAGCTGGAAAACGTCGTGCACCACAGCCTGCTGCTGTGCCGCAACCAGACCATCACGGTGCAGGACCTGCGCCTGTCCCAGTCACGCAGCAGGCGCCAGGACTTGCCGACGCAACAACCGGTTCAACACACTACCCGGGATCTGTTGCAGCGCGCATTTCGCAAGCTTTTCGAAGAAGAACCGGGAGCCCTGCATGAAACCGTCGAAGACGCCCTGCTGCGCAGCGCTTATGAATTTTGCCATCACAACCAGGTGCACACGGCCAAATTGCTGGGCTTGAGTCGCAACGTCACCCGCACCCGGCTGATCAAGCTCGGTGCACTATCAGTCAACGTCCGGCGGATGGATGCCGACGCTCTCGTCTATTAA
- a CDS encoding TSUP family transporter — protein MPFELSVDLTTLAILAAVAFVAGFIDAIAGGGGLLTTPALLTAGLPPHLVLGTNKLSSTFGAATASLTFYRRKLFHPREWKLAIFGTLVGSLIGATAAHYMPAEWLNKMLPVIVFGCGIYLLFGGTPKTPVDNDAPIKKKWQLPQGLGLGFYDGVAGPGTGAFWTVSSMLMYPIDLVKASGVARSMNFVSNIAALSVFIFSGHVDWIIGLTMGFAVMVGAYFGARSAISGGAKFIRPVFITVVLGLTVRLAWQHWFGMA, from the coding sequence ATGCCTTTTGAACTCAGCGTAGATTTGACCACCCTCGCCATTCTGGCCGCCGTTGCTTTTGTTGCCGGTTTTATCGATGCCATCGCAGGTGGTGGCGGCTTGCTCACCACCCCTGCCCTGCTCACCGCAGGCTTGCCGCCACATCTTGTGCTGGGGACCAACAAACTCAGTTCGACCTTCGGCGCAGCCACGGCGAGCCTTACATTCTACCGTCGCAAACTGTTCCATCCCCGCGAGTGGAAACTGGCCATTTTCGGCACCTTGGTCGGCAGCCTGATTGGCGCAACTGCCGCCCATTACATGCCCGCAGAATGGCTCAACAAGATGCTGCCGGTGATTGTCTTCGGTTGCGGGATTTACCTGTTGTTTGGCGGCACCCCAAAAACACCCGTCGACAACGACGCGCCGATCAAAAAGAAATGGCAATTGCCGCAGGGTCTGGGCCTGGGGTTCTATGATGGCGTGGCCGGCCCGGGCACCGGTGCGTTCTGGACTGTCAGCAGCATGCTGATGTACCCCATCGATCTGGTGAAGGCCAGCGGTGTGGCCCGCAGCATGAACTTCGTCAGCAACATTGCAGCGCTGTCGGTGTTTATCTTTTCCGGGCATGTGGACTGGATAATCGGCCTGACCATGGGCTTTGCAGTGATGGTCGGCGCTTACTTTGGCGCCCGCAGCGCGATCAGCGGCGGCGCCAAGTTTATTCGTCCGGTATTTATTACCGTGGTCCTGGGCCTGACCGTGCGCCTAGCCTGGCAGCACTGGTTCGGCATGGCCTAA
- the nudC gene encoding NAD(+) diphosphatase — protein sequence MTPRWITAVLDTDLTGGWAVARGPDGFLNDDNGPLFPREWLKRQNLPVLAEHGIGHLDGEPVYLLELKGAAQVEGCHWQGLRAFMLGDDHTLYKVLGYAAQIGTWAREHRFCGSCGQAMTQVSRERAMYCAACDLRSYPRISPSMIVLITRGDEVLLARSPRFVPGVYSTLAGFAEPGESAEDCLIREVREEVQLEVRNIQYVGSQCWPFPHSMMLGFHAEYAGGEIVPQADEIEDAQWFNVHQLPPLPASRSIARYLIDLYVARRLGHAEPVLPG from the coding sequence ATGACACCGCGTTGGATCACGGCAGTACTGGATACAGACCTGACTGGCGGCTGGGCCGTGGCGCGCGGCCCCGACGGTTTTCTGAATGATGACAATGGCCCGCTGTTCCCTCGCGAATGGCTCAAACGCCAGAACTTGCCGGTACTGGCCGAGCATGGCATCGGCCACCTCGACGGCGAGCCGGTATATTTGCTGGAGCTCAAGGGCGCCGCTCAGGTAGAGGGCTGCCATTGGCAGGGCTTGCGCGCCTTTATGCTGGGCGACGACCACACGCTTTATAAAGTGCTGGGTTATGCCGCGCAAATCGGCACCTGGGCTCGTGAACATCGTTTTTGCGGCAGTTGCGGGCAGGCCATGACGCAGGTGTCAAGGGAGCGGGCGATGTACTGCGCTGCCTGTGACTTGCGCAGTTACCCGCGCATATCGCCGAGTATGATCGTGTTGATTACCCGTGGTGATGAAGTGCTGCTGGCCCGTTCGCCGCGCTTTGTGCCGGGGGTTTACAGCACCCTGGCGGGCTTCGCCGAGCCAGGCGAGTCGGCCGAGGATTGCCTGATTCGTGAAGTGCGCGAAGAAGTGCAGCTGGAGGTCAGGAACATCCAGTATGTGGGCAGCCAGTGCTGGCCGTTCCCGCACTCGATGATGCTGGGGTTTCACGCGGAATATGCCGGGGGCGAGATTGTGCCCCAGGCCGATGAGATAGAAGATGCGCAGTGGTTCAATGTGCATCAATTACCGCCGTTGCCGGCGTCGCGCTCGATTGCGCGCTATCTTATCGACCTGTATGTGGCGCGTCGCTTAGGCCATGCCGAACCAGTGCTGCCAGGCTAG
- a CDS encoding crotonase/enoyl-CoA hydratase family protein, whose translation MSDYQAFQVELNGNIAHVQINRPEKVNAMNAAFWSEIIDIFQWIDETDAVRVVVLSGAGKHFSAGIDLMLLASVANEMGKDVGRNARMLRRKILQMQASFTAVDQCRKPVLAAVQGYCIGGAIDLIAACDMRYAAEDAQFSIKEIDMGMAADVGTLQRLPRIIGDGMLRELAYTGRMVAADEARAIGLVNRVYSDQQALLEGVMAIAQEIASKSPIAIAGTKQMIGYMRDHRVEDGLEYVATWNAAMLQSSDLRLAMTAHMTKQKPEFLD comes from the coding sequence ATGTCCGATTACCAGGCTTTTCAGGTTGAGTTGAACGGCAATATCGCCCATGTACAGATCAATCGACCTGAAAAGGTCAATGCGATGAATGCTGCGTTCTGGTCCGAAATCATCGATATCTTCCAGTGGATTGATGAAACTGACGCGGTGCGAGTGGTGGTGCTCAGTGGGGCGGGCAAGCATTTCTCGGCCGGCATCGACCTGATGCTGCTGGCGTCGGTGGCCAATGAAATGGGCAAGGATGTGGGGCGCAACGCCCGCATGCTGCGACGAAAAATCCTGCAAATGCAGGCCTCGTTCACTGCCGTCGACCAGTGCCGCAAGCCAGTTCTGGCGGCGGTTCAGGGTTACTGCATTGGCGGGGCGATAGACCTGATTGCCGCCTGCGACATGCGCTACGCCGCTGAAGATGCACAGTTCTCGATCAAGGAAATCGATATGGGCATGGCCGCCGATGTCGGGACACTGCAACGCCTGCCGCGTATCATCGGTGATGGCATGCTCCGCGAGCTGGCCTATACCGGGCGAATGGTCGCGGCAGATGAAGCTCGCGCCATCGGCCTGGTAAACCGGGTCTACAGTGATCAACAGGCGTTGCTTGAGGGCGTTATGGCGATTGCCCAGGAAATCGCCAGTAAATCGCCGATTGCCATTGCTGGCACCAAGCAGATGATCGGCTATATGCGCGATCACCGAGTGGAGGATGGCCTGGAATATGTTGCGACGTGGAATGCTGCGATGCTGCAATCCAGCGATCTGCGCCTGGCAATGACCGCGCATATGACCAAGCAGAAACCCGAATTTCTCGATTGA
- a CDS encoding HAD family hydrolase translates to MRDVKQNPIELVLCDMDGTLLLPDHSISPRNLAAVKALQAAGIHFTLATGRPPRAMRDYIRQLGVELPTAGFNGGVLVNADGSVLQSHHVPYQAVLKTLEFLAGHDVEVWVFADDEWLLRDPTGPMVAHEQQGLGYAPLVVESFEPYLHRVDKIVATTGNAPLLVELEQRLQQLLHGEASASRSQARYLDITALRANKGDALATLAEHLGVPLERTVAIGDGGNDPAMFQRAGLSIAMGQADAPIREQAMHVTGSNTEDGVAQAIERFILTR, encoded by the coding sequence ATGAGAGACGTGAAGCAAAACCCGATTGAGCTGGTGTTGTGTGACATGGATGGCACCCTGCTTTTACCTGATCACAGCATCAGCCCGCGCAACCTGGCGGCAGTCAAGGCGCTGCAGGCCGCCGGCATTCATTTCACCCTGGCTACCGGCCGCCCGCCACGGGCCATGCGCGATTATATCCGGCAGTTGGGGGTTGAGCTGCCGACTGCCGGGTTCAATGGCGGGGTGCTGGTCAACGCCGATGGCAGCGTGCTGCAGTCCCACCATGTGCCGTACCAGGCCGTACTCAAGACACTCGAGTTTTTGGCCGGGCATGACGTTGAGGTCTGGGTGTTTGCCGACGATGAGTGGCTGTTGCGCGACCCGACGGGGCCGATGGTTGCCCACGAGCAGCAGGGCCTGGGTTATGCCCCGCTGGTAGTCGAGAGTTTTGAACCCTACCTGCACCGGGTGGACAAGATCGTGGCCACTACCGGCAATGCACCCTTGTTGGTCGAGCTGGAGCAGCGTTTGCAGCAGTTACTGCATGGGGAGGCCTCTGCCAGCCGCTCCCAGGCCCGTTATCTTGATATCACCGCGCTCAGGGCTAATAAAGGCGATGCCCTTGCCACGCTGGCCGAACACCTGGGTGTGCCTCTTGAGCGCACGGTGGCGATAGGAGATGGCGGCAATGATCCGGCCATGTTCCAGCGTGCCGGGCTGTCGATTGCCATGGGCCAGGCCGATGCGCCTATTCGCGAGCAGGCGATGCATGTCACCGGCAGCAATACTGAAGATGGCGTTGCCCAGGCGATCGAGCGGTTTATCCTGACGCGCTGA
- the zwf gene encoding glucose-6-phosphate dehydrogenase: MTDLSSKPDAKPAPPTTLFLFGAHGDLVKRLLMPALYNLSRDGLLDGGLRIVGVDHNAISDEGFAKKLEDFIRNEASSKVDHPDGEGLNAALWASLAKNISYVQGDFLDDSTYAALEQKIFASGTANAVFYLATAPRFFSEVVQRLGASGLLKETPEAFRRVVIEKPFGSDVQTAQALNECLLSVMSEKQIYRIDHYLGKETVQNILVSRFSNGLFEAFWNNHYIDHVQITAAETVGVETRGSFYEHTGALRDMLPNHLFQLLAMVAMEPPAAFGADAVRGEKAKVIGAIRPWSKEDALKNSVRGQYTQGESGGKPVVGYREENNVAPDSTTETFVALKVMIDNWRWVGVPFYLRTGKRMSARDTEIAICFKPAPYAQFRDTDVERLQPNYLRIQIQPNEGMWFDLQAKQPGPGLKMANIELGFAYKDFFQMQPSTGYETLIYDCLTGDQTLFQRADNIENGWRGVQPFLDAWQEQTDVQPYKAGEDGPEAAKELLGRDGRVWLNIG, translated from the coding sequence ATGACCGATCTGTCCAGTAAACCTGATGCCAAGCCTGCGCCGCCCACCACTCTTTTTTTGTTTGGTGCCCACGGTGATCTGGTCAAGCGCTTGCTGATGCCGGCGCTGTACAACTTGAGTCGTGATGGTTTACTGGACGGTGGCCTGCGCATTGTGGGCGTCGACCACAATGCGATCAGTGATGAGGGATTTGCCAAAAAGCTGGAAGACTTCATTCGCAATGAAGCGTCCAGCAAAGTGGATCATCCTGACGGCGAGGGCTTGAATGCCGCTCTATGGGCCTCGCTGGCGAAGAACATCAGCTATGTGCAGGGCGATTTTCTCGATGACAGTACCTACGCGGCGCTGGAACAGAAGATTTTCGCCAGTGGCACCGCCAATGCGGTGTTCTATCTGGCCACTGCACCGCGCTTTTTCAGCGAAGTCGTGCAGCGGCTGGGCGCCAGCGGGTTGCTCAAGGAAACCCCGGAGGCTTTTCGCCGGGTAGTCATTGAAAAACCTTTTGGCTCTGACGTGCAAACAGCCCAGGCATTGAACGAATGCCTGCTGAGCGTCATGAGCGAGAAGCAGATCTACCGGATTGACCATTACCTGGGCAAGGAAACCGTCCAGAACATTTTGGTCAGCCGTTTCTCCAACGGGCTTTTCGAAGCTTTCTGGAACAATCATTACATTGACCATGTGCAGATCACGGCGGCAGAAACCGTCGGGGTTGAGACACGTGGCAGTTTTTACGAACACACCGGCGCCTTGCGCGACATGTTGCCCAACCATCTGTTTCAACTGCTGGCGATGGTCGCGATGGAGCCCCCTGCGGCCTTTGGTGCCGATGCGGTGCGCGGTGAAAAGGCCAAGGTGATTGGCGCAATCCGCCCCTGGTCCAAAGAAGATGCGCTGAAGAACTCGGTGCGCGGGCAGTACACTCAGGGTGAGTCCGGCGGCAAGCCGGTCGTGGGTTATCGCGAAGAGAACAATGTGGCGCCAGACAGCACTACCGAAACCTTTGTCGCGCTCAAGGTGATGATCGACAACTGGCGCTGGGTGGGCGTGCCGTTTTATCTGCGCACCGGCAAGCGCATGAGTGCGCGGGACACTGAAATCGCCATCTGCTTCAAGCCTGCGCCTTATGCGCAATTCCGTGACACCGACGTTGAACGGTTGCAGCCCAACTATTTGCGGATCCAGATCCAGCCCAATGAAGGCATGTGGTTTGACCTGCAGGCCAAGCAACCCGGACCGGGGCTGAAAATGGCCAATATCGAGTTGGGTTTTGCGTACAAGGACTTTTTCCAAATGCAGCCTTCAACAGGCTACGAGACCTTGATCTACGACTGCCTTACTGGCGACCAGACCTTGTTTCAACGTGCGGACAACATTGAAAACGGCTGGCGGGGTGTGCAACCTTTTCTGGACGCGTGGCAGGAACAAACGGACGTGCAACCGTACAAGGCCGGTGAAGACGGTCCTGAGGCCGCTAAAGAATTGCTGGGTCGCGATGGGCGTGTCTGGCTCAACATAGGATGA